From a region of the Acomys russatus chromosome 4, mAcoRus1.1, whole genome shotgun sequence genome:
- the Wfdc13 gene encoding WAP four-disulfide core domain protein 13 translates to MTPASLLRLLLVLTLAPQPVPASPRQYFLKYILEPPPCRSEPQNCNTFCTQQEECPGSLQCCSAYCGIVCSSNLAPKKRTQGPPLPTVA, encoded by the exons ATGACACCTGCGTCACTTCTCCGGCTCCTGCTGGTGCTCACTCTAGCACCACAGCCGGTGCCTGCAAGTCCCAGGCAGTACTTTCTGA AGTACATCTTGGAACCTCCGCCCTGCAGGTCTGAGCCTCAAAACTGCAACACGTTCTGTACGCAGCAGGAGGAATGCCCAGGAAGTCTCCAGTGCTGTTCTGCCTACTGTGGGATAGTGTGTTCCTCAAACCTAGCCCCAAAGAAAAGAACGCAAGGGCCTCCTCTCCCAACCGTGGCGTAG